In Canis lupus familiaris isolate Mischka breed German Shepherd chromosome 5, alternate assembly UU_Cfam_GSD_1.0, whole genome shotgun sequence, a genomic segment contains:
- the C2CD2L gene encoding phospholipid transfer protein C2CD2L isoform X1, whose product MDPGWGQQDVGWAALLVLFAASLLTVLGWLLQYARGLWLARARGGRGPGPALAAEPAGSLRELGVWRSLLRLRPSRAGAPEEPGVRGLLASLFAFKSFRENWQRAWVRALNEQACRDGSSIQIAFEEVPQVPPRASISHVTCVDQSDRTMVLHCQLSAEEVMFPVSVTQQSPAAVSMETYHVTLTLPPTQLEVSLEEIPDQGLLVSWAFTDRPDLSLTVLPKLQARERGEEQVELSTIEELIEDAIISTQPAMMVNLRACSAPGGLVPSEKPPIVPQAQPAISRPTRLFLRQLRASHLGSELEGTGELCCVAELDNPVQQKWTKPMSAGPEVEWTEDLALDLGPQSRELTLKVLRSSSCGDAELLGQVTLPVGSPSRLLSRRQVCPLTPGPGKALGLVATMAVELQYEEGSPRNLGTPTPSTPRPSITPTKKIELDRTIMPDGTIVTTVTTVQSRPRVEGKLDSPSRSPSKVEVTEKTTTVLSESSGPSSASHSSSPGESHLSNGLDPVAETAIRQLTEPSGRAAKKTPTKRSTLIISGVSKVPIAQDELALSLGYAASLEASMQDDAGASGGPSSPPSDPPAMSPGPLDALSSPTSVQEADETTRSDISERPSVDDVESETGSTGALETRSLKDHKVSFLRSGTKLIFRRRPRQKEAGLSQSHDDLSNTTATPSVRKKAGSFSRRLIKRFSFKSKPKANGNPSPQL is encoded by the exons ATGGATCCGGGCTGGGGACAGCAGGACGTGGGCTGGGCGGCCCTGCTGGTCCTCTTCGCCGCCTCGCTGCTCACGGTGCTTGGCTGGCTGCTCCAGTATGCCCGGGGCTTGTGGCTGGCGCGGgcccgcgggggccgggggccgggacCCGCCTTAGCCGCCGAGCccgcgggctccctgcgggagctgGGCGTGTGGCGCTCGCTGCTGCGGCTGCGGCCGAGTCGGGCCGGCGCCCCCGAGGAGCCAGGCGTCCGGGGCCTCCTCGCGTCGCTCTTCGCCTTCAAGTCTTTCCGAGAGAACTGGCAACGGGCTTGGGTGCGAGCGCTGAACGAGCAGGCCTGCAGGGACGGG AGTTCCATCCAAATCGCCTTTGAGGAGGTGCCCCAAGTCCCACCCAGAGCCAGCATTAGTCATGTGACCTGCGTAGACCAATCGGACCGCACCATG GTGCTGCATTGCCAGCTCTCTGCTGAGGAGGTGATGTTCCCAGTCTCTGTGACCCAGCAGTCCCCCGCTGCCGTCTCCATGGAGACCTACCACGTCACTCTGACACTGCCACCAACACAG CTGGAAGTCAGCTTGGAGGAAATCCCAGACCAGGGGCTGCTCGTGTCCTGGGCCTTTACGGATCGCCCGGATCTCAGCCTGACGGTGCTTCCCAAGCTGCAGGCCAGGGAG AGAGGCGAGGAGCAAGTGGAGCTCTCCACTATTGAAGAATTGATCGAGGATGCAATTATCAGCACCCAGCCAGCCATGATGGTCAACCTCAGGGCTTGCTCAGCCCCCGGAGGCCTG GTACCCAGTGAGAAGCCACCCATCGTGCCCCAGGCACAGCCAGCCATCTCCAGACCCACCCGGTTATTCCTACGGCAGCTTCGAGCATCTCACCTGGGAAGTGAGTTGGAAG GCACCGGGGAACTGTGCTGTGTAGCTGAGCTCGACAACCCGGTGCAACAGAAGTGGACCAAACCCATGAGCGCCGGTCCCGAGGTGGAGTGGACTGAGGACCTGGCACT GGATCTGGGCCCCCAGAGCCGGGAGCTGACCCTCAAAGTGCTGAGGAGCAGCAGCTGTGGAGACG CTGAACTCTTGGGCCAGGTCACACTGCCTGTGGGCTCCCCTTCCAGACTACTGTCCCGGAGACAGGTATGCCCACTCACCCCTGGGCCGGGGAAAGCCCTGGGACTGGTGGCCACCATGGCAGTAGAG CTTCAGTATGAGGAGGGCTCCCCCCGGAACCTGGGCACTCCGACTCCCTCCACTCCACGACCCAGCATCACGCCCACCAAGAAGATCGAGCTAGACCGGACCATCATGCCTGATGGCACCATTGTGACCACAGTCACCACTGTCCAGTCCCGGCCTCGTGTCGAAGGGAAACTAG aCTCCCCCTCCCGATCCCCGTCCAAGGTGGAGGTGACCGAGAAGACTACGACTGTGCTGAGTGAGAGCAGCGGCCCCAGCAGTGCCTCCCACAGCAGCAGCC CAGGGGAGAGCCACCTTTCCAACGGTTTGGACCCTGTAGCGGAGACAGCGATTCGCCAGCTCACAGAGCCCAGCGGGCGGGCAGCCAAAAAGACACCCACCAAGCGTAGCACTCTTATCATCTCTGGCGTTTCCAAG GTGCCCATTGCTCAGGACGAGCTGGCACTATCTCTGGGCTATGCGGCATCCCTGGAGGCCTCAATGCAGGACGATGCAGGAGCCAGTGGAGgtccctcctccccgccctcaGACCCACCAGCCATGTCCCCAGGACCCCTCGATGCCCTCTCCAGCCCCACCAGCGTCCAGGAAGCAGATGAGACAACACGTTCGGACATTTCTGAGAGGCCATCTGTGGATGATGTTGAGTCAGAAACAGGGTCTACTGGTGCGCTGGAGACCCGCAGCCTCAAGGATCACAAAG tGAGCTTCCTGCGCAGTGGCACTAAACTTATCTTCCGCCGGAGGCCTCGACAGAAGGAAGCTGGTCTGAGCCAATCACACGATGACCTCTCCAACACGACGGCCACACCCAGTGTCCGAAAGAAGGCTGGCAGCTTTTCCCGCCGCCTTATCAAGCGCTTTTCCTTCAAATCCAAACCCAAGGCCAATGGCAATCCCAGTCCCCAGCTCTGA
- the C2CD2L gene encoding phospholipid transfer protein C2CD2L isoform X2, which yields MDPGWGQQDVGWAALLVLFAASLLTVLGWLLQYARGLWLARARGGRGPGPALAAEPAGSLRELGVWRSLLRLRPSRAGAPEEPGVRGLLASLFAFKSFRENWQRAWVRALNEQACRDGSSIQIAFEEVPQVPPRASISHVTCVDQSDRTMVLHCQLSAEEVMFPVSVTQQSPAAVSMETYHVTLTLPPTQLEVSLEEIPDQGLLVSWAFTDRPDLSLTVLPKLQARERGEEQVELSTIEELIEDAIISTQPAMMVNLRACSAPGGLVPSEKPPIVPQAQPAISRPTRLFLRQLRASHLGSELEGTGELCCVAELDNPVQQKWTKPMSAGPEVEWTEDLALDLGPQSRELTLKVLRSSSCGDAELLGQVTLPVGSPSRLLSRRQVCPLTPGPGKALGLVATMAVELQYEEGSPRNLGTPTPSTPRPSITPTKKIELDRTIMPDGTIVTTVTTVQSRPRVEGKLDSPSRSPSKVEVTEKTTTVLSESSGPSSASHSSSRESHLSNGLDPVAETAIRQLTEPSGRAAKKTPTKRSTLIISGVSKVPIAQDELALSLGYAASLEASMQDDAGASGGPSSPPSDPPAMSPGPLDALSSPTSVQEADETTRSDISERPSVDDVESETGSTGALETRSLKDHKVSFLRSGTKLIFRRRPRQKEAGLSQSHDDLSNTTATPSVRKKAGSFSRRLIKRFSFKSKPKANGNPSPQL from the exons ATGGATCCGGGCTGGGGACAGCAGGACGTGGGCTGGGCGGCCCTGCTGGTCCTCTTCGCCGCCTCGCTGCTCACGGTGCTTGGCTGGCTGCTCCAGTATGCCCGGGGCTTGTGGCTGGCGCGGgcccgcgggggccgggggccgggacCCGCCTTAGCCGCCGAGCccgcgggctccctgcgggagctgGGCGTGTGGCGCTCGCTGCTGCGGCTGCGGCCGAGTCGGGCCGGCGCCCCCGAGGAGCCAGGCGTCCGGGGCCTCCTCGCGTCGCTCTTCGCCTTCAAGTCTTTCCGAGAGAACTGGCAACGGGCTTGGGTGCGAGCGCTGAACGAGCAGGCCTGCAGGGACGGG AGTTCCATCCAAATCGCCTTTGAGGAGGTGCCCCAAGTCCCACCCAGAGCCAGCATTAGTCATGTGACCTGCGTAGACCAATCGGACCGCACCATG GTGCTGCATTGCCAGCTCTCTGCTGAGGAGGTGATGTTCCCAGTCTCTGTGACCCAGCAGTCCCCCGCTGCCGTCTCCATGGAGACCTACCACGTCACTCTGACACTGCCACCAACACAG CTGGAAGTCAGCTTGGAGGAAATCCCAGACCAGGGGCTGCTCGTGTCCTGGGCCTTTACGGATCGCCCGGATCTCAGCCTGACGGTGCTTCCCAAGCTGCAGGCCAGGGAG AGAGGCGAGGAGCAAGTGGAGCTCTCCACTATTGAAGAATTGATCGAGGATGCAATTATCAGCACCCAGCCAGCCATGATGGTCAACCTCAGGGCTTGCTCAGCCCCCGGAGGCCTG GTACCCAGTGAGAAGCCACCCATCGTGCCCCAGGCACAGCCAGCCATCTCCAGACCCACCCGGTTATTCCTACGGCAGCTTCGAGCATCTCACCTGGGAAGTGAGTTGGAAG GCACCGGGGAACTGTGCTGTGTAGCTGAGCTCGACAACCCGGTGCAACAGAAGTGGACCAAACCCATGAGCGCCGGTCCCGAGGTGGAGTGGACTGAGGACCTGGCACT GGATCTGGGCCCCCAGAGCCGGGAGCTGACCCTCAAAGTGCTGAGGAGCAGCAGCTGTGGAGACG CTGAACTCTTGGGCCAGGTCACACTGCCTGTGGGCTCCCCTTCCAGACTACTGTCCCGGAGACAGGTATGCCCACTCACCCCTGGGCCGGGGAAAGCCCTGGGACTGGTGGCCACCATGGCAGTAGAG CTTCAGTATGAGGAGGGCTCCCCCCGGAACCTGGGCACTCCGACTCCCTCCACTCCACGACCCAGCATCACGCCCACCAAGAAGATCGAGCTAGACCGGACCATCATGCCTGATGGCACCATTGTGACCACAGTCACCACTGTCCAGTCCCGGCCTCGTGTCGAAGGGAAACTAG aCTCCCCCTCCCGATCCCCGTCCAAGGTGGAGGTGACCGAGAAGACTACGACTGTGCTGAGTGAGAGCAGCGGCCCCAGCAGTGCCTCCCACAGCAGCAGCC GGGAGAGCCACCTTTCCAACGGTTTGGACCCTGTAGCGGAGACAGCGATTCGCCAGCTCACAGAGCCCAGCGGGCGGGCAGCCAAAAAGACACCCACCAAGCGTAGCACTCTTATCATCTCTGGCGTTTCCAAG GTGCCCATTGCTCAGGACGAGCTGGCACTATCTCTGGGCTATGCGGCATCCCTGGAGGCCTCAATGCAGGACGATGCAGGAGCCAGTGGAGgtccctcctccccgccctcaGACCCACCAGCCATGTCCCCAGGACCCCTCGATGCCCTCTCCAGCCCCACCAGCGTCCAGGAAGCAGATGAGACAACACGTTCGGACATTTCTGAGAGGCCATCTGTGGATGATGTTGAGTCAGAAACAGGGTCTACTGGTGCGCTGGAGACCCGCAGCCTCAAGGATCACAAAG tGAGCTTCCTGCGCAGTGGCACTAAACTTATCTTCCGCCGGAGGCCTCGACAGAAGGAAGCTGGTCTGAGCCAATCACACGATGACCTCTCCAACACGACGGCCACACCCAGTGTCCGAAAGAAGGCTGGCAGCTTTTCCCGCCGCCTTATCAAGCGCTTTTCCTTCAAATCCAAACCCAAGGCCAATGGCAATCCCAGTCCCCAGCTCTGA
- the C2CD2L gene encoding phospholipid transfer protein C2CD2L isoform X3, with product MDPGWGQQDVGWAALLVLFAASLLTVLGWLLQYARGLWLARARGGRGPGPALAAEPAGSLRELGVWRSLLRLRPSRAGAPEEPGVRGLLASLFAFKSFRENWQRAWVRALNEQACRDGSSIQIAFEEVPQVPPRASISHVTCVDQSDRTMVLHCQLSAEEVMFPVSVTQQSPAAVSMETYHVTLTLPPTQLEVSLEEIPDQGLLVSWAFTDRPDLSLTVLPKLQARERGEEQVELSTIEELIEDAIISTQPAMMVNLRACSAPGGLVPSEKPPIVPQAQPAISRPTRLFLRQLRASHLGSELEGTGELCCVAELDNPVQQKWTKPMSAGPEVEWTEDLALDLGPQSRELTLKVLRSSSCGDAELLGQVTLPVGSPSRLLSRRQVCPLTPGPGKALGLVATMAVELQYEEGSPRNLGTPTPSTPRPSITPTKKIELDRTIMPDGTIVTTVTTVQSRPRVEGKLDSPSRSPSKVEVTEKTTTVLSESSGPSSASHSSSPGESHLSNGLDPVAETAIRQLTEPSGRAAKKTPTKRSTLIISGVSKVPIAQDELALSLGYAASLEASMQDDAGASGGPSSPPSDPPAMSPGPLDALSSPTSVQEADETTRSDISERPSVDDVESETGSTGALETRSLKDHKGKRPRGQPGLAE from the exons ATGGATCCGGGCTGGGGACAGCAGGACGTGGGCTGGGCGGCCCTGCTGGTCCTCTTCGCCGCCTCGCTGCTCACGGTGCTTGGCTGGCTGCTCCAGTATGCCCGGGGCTTGTGGCTGGCGCGGgcccgcgggggccgggggccgggacCCGCCTTAGCCGCCGAGCccgcgggctccctgcgggagctgGGCGTGTGGCGCTCGCTGCTGCGGCTGCGGCCGAGTCGGGCCGGCGCCCCCGAGGAGCCAGGCGTCCGGGGCCTCCTCGCGTCGCTCTTCGCCTTCAAGTCTTTCCGAGAGAACTGGCAACGGGCTTGGGTGCGAGCGCTGAACGAGCAGGCCTGCAGGGACGGG AGTTCCATCCAAATCGCCTTTGAGGAGGTGCCCCAAGTCCCACCCAGAGCCAGCATTAGTCATGTGACCTGCGTAGACCAATCGGACCGCACCATG GTGCTGCATTGCCAGCTCTCTGCTGAGGAGGTGATGTTCCCAGTCTCTGTGACCCAGCAGTCCCCCGCTGCCGTCTCCATGGAGACCTACCACGTCACTCTGACACTGCCACCAACACAG CTGGAAGTCAGCTTGGAGGAAATCCCAGACCAGGGGCTGCTCGTGTCCTGGGCCTTTACGGATCGCCCGGATCTCAGCCTGACGGTGCTTCCCAAGCTGCAGGCCAGGGAG AGAGGCGAGGAGCAAGTGGAGCTCTCCACTATTGAAGAATTGATCGAGGATGCAATTATCAGCACCCAGCCAGCCATGATGGTCAACCTCAGGGCTTGCTCAGCCCCCGGAGGCCTG GTACCCAGTGAGAAGCCACCCATCGTGCCCCAGGCACAGCCAGCCATCTCCAGACCCACCCGGTTATTCCTACGGCAGCTTCGAGCATCTCACCTGGGAAGTGAGTTGGAAG GCACCGGGGAACTGTGCTGTGTAGCTGAGCTCGACAACCCGGTGCAACAGAAGTGGACCAAACCCATGAGCGCCGGTCCCGAGGTGGAGTGGACTGAGGACCTGGCACT GGATCTGGGCCCCCAGAGCCGGGAGCTGACCCTCAAAGTGCTGAGGAGCAGCAGCTGTGGAGACG CTGAACTCTTGGGCCAGGTCACACTGCCTGTGGGCTCCCCTTCCAGACTACTGTCCCGGAGACAGGTATGCCCACTCACCCCTGGGCCGGGGAAAGCCCTGGGACTGGTGGCCACCATGGCAGTAGAG CTTCAGTATGAGGAGGGCTCCCCCCGGAACCTGGGCACTCCGACTCCCTCCACTCCACGACCCAGCATCACGCCCACCAAGAAGATCGAGCTAGACCGGACCATCATGCCTGATGGCACCATTGTGACCACAGTCACCACTGTCCAGTCCCGGCCTCGTGTCGAAGGGAAACTAG aCTCCCCCTCCCGATCCCCGTCCAAGGTGGAGGTGACCGAGAAGACTACGACTGTGCTGAGTGAGAGCAGCGGCCCCAGCAGTGCCTCCCACAGCAGCAGCC CAGGGGAGAGCCACCTTTCCAACGGTTTGGACCCTGTAGCGGAGACAGCGATTCGCCAGCTCACAGAGCCCAGCGGGCGGGCAGCCAAAAAGACACCCACCAAGCGTAGCACTCTTATCATCTCTGGCGTTTCCAAG GTGCCCATTGCTCAGGACGAGCTGGCACTATCTCTGGGCTATGCGGCATCCCTGGAGGCCTCAATGCAGGACGATGCAGGAGCCAGTGGAGgtccctcctccccgccctcaGACCCACCAGCCATGTCCCCAGGACCCCTCGATGCCCTCTCCAGCCCCACCAGCGTCCAGGAAGCAGATGAGACAACACGTTCGGACATTTCTGAGAGGCCATCTGTGGATGATGTTGAGTCAGAAACAGGGTCTACTGGTGCGCTGGAGACCCGCAGCCTCAAGGATCACAAAG GAAAGAGGCCCCGTGGTCAGCCTGGCCTTGCAGAGTAG
- the DPAGT1 gene encoding UDP-N-acetylglucosamine--dolichyl-phosphate N-acetylglucosaminephosphotransferase, producing MWAFPELPMPLLVNLVGSLLGFVATVTLIPAFRGHFIAAHLCGQDLNKTGRQQIPESQGVISGAVFLIILFCFIPFPFLNCFMEEQCKAFPHHEFVALIGALLAICCMIFLGFADDVLNLRWRHKLLLPTAASLPLLMVYFTNFGNTTIVVPKPFRPILGLHLDLGILYYVYMGLLAVFCTNAINILAGINGLEAGQSLVISASIIVFNLVELEGDYRDDHVFSLYFMIPFFFTTLGLLYHNWYPSRVFVGDTFCYFAGMTFAVVGILGHFSKTMLLFFMPQVFNFLYSLPQLLHIIPCPRHRIPRLNTKTGKLEMSYSKFKTKSLSFLGNFILKVAASLQLVTVHQSENEDGAFTECNNMTLLNLLLKVLGPMHERNLTLLLLLLQILGSAVTFSIRYQLVRLFYDV from the exons ATGTGGGCCTTCCCGGAGTTGCCGATGCCGCTGCTGGTGAATTTGGTCGGCTCGCTGCTGGGATTTGTGGCCACGGTCACCCTCATCCCCGCCTTCCGTGGCCACTTCATCGCCGCGCACCTCTGTGGCCAGGACCTCAACAAAACCGGCCGGCAGCAGAT CCCAGAGTCCCAGGGAGTGATCAGCGGTGCTGTTTTCCTTATCATCCTCTTCTGCTTcatccctttccccttcctgaaCTGTTTTATGGAGGAGCAGTGTAAAGCCTTCCCCCATCACGAA TTCGTGGCCCTGATAGGTGCGCTCCTTGCCATCTGCTGCATGATTTTCCTGGGCTTTGCGGACGATGTACTGAATCTGCGCTGGCGCCACAAGCTGCTGCTGCCTACAGCTGCCTCGCTACCTCTTCTTATGGTCTATTTCACCAACTTTGGCAACACGACCATTGTGGTGCCCAAGCCTTTCCGGCCGATTCTTGGCCTGCATCTGGACTTGG GGATCCTGTATTATGTTTACATGGGGCTGCTGGCAGTGTTCTGTACCAATGCCATCAATATCCTAGCAGGAATTAATGGCCTAGAGGCAGGCCAGTCGCTAGTTATTTCTGCTTCCATCATCGTCTTCAATCTGGTGGAGCTGGAAG GTGATTATCGGGATGATCACGTCTTTTCCCTCTACTTTATGATACCCTTTTTTTTCACCACCTTGGGATTGCTCTACCATAACTG GTACCCATCACGGGTGTTTGTGGGAGATACCTTCTGTTACTTTGCTGGCATGACCTTTGCCGTGGTGGGCATCTTGGGACACTTCAGCAAGACCATGCTACTCTTCTTCATGCCCCAGGTGTTCAACTTCCTCTACTCACTGCCTCAGCTCCTGCATATCATACCCTGCCCTCGCCACCGCATTCCCAG ACTCAATACCAAGACAGGCAAACTGGAGATGAGCTATTCCAAGTTCAAGACCAAGAGCCTCTCTTTCTTGGGCAACTTTATTCTAAAG GTAGCAGCGAGCCTGCAGCTAGTGACAGTGCACCAGAGTGAGAATGAGGATGGTGCCTTCACGGAGTGTAACAACATGACGCTCCTCAACTTGCTCCTTAAGGTTCTCGGGCCCATGCATGAGAGAAACCTGactctgctcctgctgctgctccag ATCCTTGGCAGTGCTGTCACCTTCTCCATCCGGTACCAGCTTGTCCGGCTCTTCTACGATGTCTGA
- the H2AX gene encoding histone H2AX, producing the protein MSGRGKTGGKARAKAKSRSSRAGLQFPVGRVHRLLRKGHYAERVGAGAPVYLAAVLEYLTAEILELAGNAARDNKKTRIIPRHLQLAIRNDEELNKLLGGVTIAQGGVLPNIQAVLLPKKTSATVGPKAPAGGKKATQASQEY; encoded by the coding sequence ATGTCGGGCCGCGGCAAGACCGGCGGCAAGGCCCGCGCCAAGGCCAAGTCGCGCTCGTCGCGCGCCGGCCTCCAGTTCCCCGTGGGCCGCGTGCACCGGCTGCTGCGGAAGGGCCACTACGCCGAGCGGGTGGGCGCCGGCGCGCCGGTGTACCTGGCGGCCGTGCTCGAGTACCTGACGGCCGAGATCCTGGAGCTGGCGGGCAACGCGGCCCGCGACAACAAGAAGACGCGCATCATCCCCCGCCACCTGCAGCTGGCCATCCGCAACGACGAGGAGCTCAACAAGCTGCTGGGCGGCGTGACGATCGCGCAGGGAGGCGTCCTGCCCAACATCCAGGCCGTGCTGCTGCCCAAGAAGACCAGCGCCACCGTGGGGCCGAAGGCGCCTGCGGGCGGCAAGAAGGCCACGCAGGCCTCTCAGGAGTACTGA